Proteins encoded together in one Mycobacterium noviomagense window:
- the nicT gene encoding Nickel transporter NicT — protein MSVGHSSAEPAGFRGRIRTVTSTWDRRDRIGIAVLFGVIALMHAAGFATLVLGIAPHRYRVGTETFGVGLGFTAYLFGLRHAFDADHIAAIDNTTRKLISDGDARAKPKSVGFWFAMGHSTIVLIMAVLVVVGARAVGTLADEDSPARHALDIARATASGLFLYLIAVINIVALVGITRAFTKLRCGSYSEEELQAALDDRGFLARLLRPIMNRITRPVQIYPVGMLFGLGFDTATEVALLALAGTGAATGLPWYAVLTLPVLFAAGMSLMDTLDGLLMTAAYDWAFMQPVRKVYYNFTITALSIAVALLIGSIELVSILHDDLRWVDPVTNWISSIDLNNAGLAVVGLFAVTWLGAIAYWKLANIEQRWQPADEQT, from the coding sequence ATGTCTGTAGGGCATTCGTCTGCTGAGCCGGCTGGTTTTCGCGGACGTATCCGCACCGTGACGTCGACCTGGGACCGCCGTGACCGCATCGGGATCGCCGTGCTGTTCGGTGTGATCGCGCTGATGCACGCCGCAGGCTTCGCGACGTTGGTGCTGGGCATCGCGCCGCACCGCTACCGCGTCGGAACCGAGACCTTCGGTGTCGGACTGGGCTTCACCGCTTATCTGTTCGGCCTACGGCATGCGTTCGACGCAGACCACATCGCCGCCATCGACAACACCACGCGAAAGCTCATATCAGATGGTGATGCCCGCGCCAAACCGAAATCGGTTGGATTCTGGTTTGCCATGGGCCATTCCACCATCGTGTTGATCATGGCCGTGCTGGTCGTCGTCGGTGCTCGTGCAGTAGGCACGCTGGCCGATGAGGACTCCCCGGCCCGACATGCGCTCGACATCGCCAGGGCCACGGCGTCCGGCCTGTTTCTGTACCTCATCGCGGTCATCAACATCGTCGCGCTGGTCGGGATAACCCGTGCGTTCACCAAACTGCGGTGCGGCTCCTACTCCGAGGAGGAACTCCAAGCGGCGCTCGATGACCGCGGATTTCTGGCACGTCTGCTCCGGCCGATCATGAACCGCATCACACGCCCGGTGCAGATCTATCCGGTCGGCATGCTGTTCGGCCTTGGCTTCGACACCGCCACCGAAGTCGCGCTGCTGGCCCTCGCCGGTACCGGCGCTGCGACAGGGCTGCCGTGGTACGCGGTGCTGACGCTGCCGGTACTGTTCGCGGCCGGGATGAGTCTGATGGACACGCTGGACGGCTTGCTCATGACAGCGGCCTACGACTGGGCCTTTATGCAGCCGGTCCGCAAGGTCTACTACAACTTCACCATCACCGCGCTATCGATCGCGGTCGCGTTGTTGATCGGGTCGATCGAGCTGGTGTCGATATTGCACGACGATCTGCGGTGGGTGGATCCGGTCACCAATTGGATCAGCTCGATCGACTTGAACAATGCCGGCCTGGCGGTCGTCGGCCTGTTCGCCGTCACGTGGCTTGGCGCCATCGCCTACTGGAAGCTGGCCAACATCGAACAACGCTGGCAGCCAGCGGACGAGCAGACGTAA
- the clpC1 gene encoding ATP-dependent protease ATP-binding subunit ClpC, producing the protein MFERFTDRARRVVVLAQEEARMLNHNYIGTEHILLGLIHEGEGVAAKSLESLGISLEGVRSQVEEIIGQGQQAPSGHIPFTPRAKKVLELSLREALQLGHNYIGTEHILLGLIREGEGVAAQVLVKLGAELTRVRQQVIQLLSGYQGKETAEAGTGGRGGESGSPSTSLVLDQFGRNLTAAAIEGKLDPVIGREKEIERVMQVLSRRTKNNPVLIGEPGVGKTAVVEGLAQKIVHGDVPETLKDKQLYTLDLGSLVAGSRYRGDFEERLKKVLKEINTRGDIILFIDELHTLVGAGAAEGAIDAASILKPKLARGELQTIGATTLDEYRKYIEKDAALERRFQPVQVGEPTVEHTIEILKGLRDRYEAHHRVSITDGAMVAAATLADRYINDRFLPDKAIDLIDEAGARMRIRRMTAPPDLREFDEKIAEARREKESAIDAQDFEKAAALRDREKQLVAQRAEREKQWRSGDLDVVAEVDDEQIAEVLGNWTGIPVFKLTEAETTRLLRMEEELHKRIIGQEDAVKAVSKAIRRTRAGLKDPKRPSGSFIFAGPSGVGKTELSKALAEFLFGDDDALIQIDMGEFHDRFTASRLFGAPPGYVGYEEGGQLTEKVRRKPFSVVLFDEIEKAHQEIYNSLLQVLEDGRLTDGQGRTVDFKNTVLIFTSNLGTADISKAVGLGFSPGGGENNYERMKQKVNDELKKHFRPEFLNRIDDIIVFHQLTREEIIRMVELMIGRVEKQLKSKDMSLVLTDKAKALLAKRGFDPVLGARPLRRTIQREIEDALSEKILFEEVGPGQLVTVDVDNWDGEGPGEDAVFTFTGTPKPATPPEPDLAKAGAHSAGGPTQQ; encoded by the coding sequence ATGTTTGAACGATTTACCGACCGAGCCCGCAGGGTCGTCGTCCTGGCGCAAGAAGAGGCCCGGATGCTCAACCACAACTACATCGGGACCGAGCACATCCTGTTGGGCCTCATCCACGAGGGCGAAGGCGTAGCCGCAAAGTCGCTGGAGTCGCTGGGAATTTCGCTGGAGGGCGTTCGCAGCCAGGTCGAGGAGATCATCGGCCAGGGCCAGCAGGCGCCGTCGGGACACATCCCGTTTACTCCGCGTGCCAAGAAGGTGCTGGAACTTTCCCTGCGCGAGGCGCTGCAGCTGGGCCACAACTACATCGGCACCGAGCACATTCTGCTCGGCCTGATCCGTGAGGGCGAAGGCGTTGCCGCGCAGGTGCTGGTCAAGCTGGGCGCCGAGTTGACCAGGGTGCGTCAGCAGGTGATTCAGCTGCTGTCCGGCTACCAGGGCAAGGAGACCGCCGAAGCGGGCACCGGTGGCCGTGGCGGCGAGTCGGGCAGCCCGTCGACGTCGTTGGTGCTCGACCAGTTCGGCCGCAACCTGACCGCGGCCGCGATTGAAGGCAAGCTCGACCCGGTCATCGGCCGCGAGAAGGAAATCGAGCGGGTCATGCAGGTATTGAGCCGGCGCACTAAGAACAACCCCGTGCTAATCGGCGAGCCGGGTGTCGGCAAGACCGCGGTCGTCGAGGGCCTGGCCCAAAAAATCGTGCACGGCGACGTTCCGGAGACGCTGAAGGACAAGCAGCTCTACACGCTGGACCTGGGTTCGCTGGTGGCCGGCTCGCGGTACCGCGGTGACTTCGAAGAGCGCCTGAAGAAGGTGCTGAAAGAGATCAACACCCGCGGCGACATCATCTTGTTCATCGACGAGCTGCACACGCTGGTCGGTGCCGGCGCCGCCGAGGGCGCGATCGACGCCGCGTCGATCCTGAAGCCCAAGCTGGCCCGCGGTGAGCTGCAGACGATCGGTGCCACCACGCTCGACGAGTACCGCAAGTACATCGAGAAGGACGCTGCGCTGGAGCGCCGCTTCCAGCCGGTGCAGGTGGGCGAGCCGACGGTCGAGCACACCATCGAGATCCTGAAGGGTCTGCGCGACCGCTACGAGGCCCACCACCGGGTGTCGATCACCGACGGTGCGATGGTGGCGGCCGCCACGCTGGCCGACCGCTACATCAACGACCGGTTCCTGCCGGACAAGGCGATCGACCTGATCGACGAGGCCGGGGCGCGGATGCGGATCCGCCGGATGACGGCTCCGCCTGACTTGCGCGAGTTCGACGAGAAGATCGCCGAGGCGCGCCGCGAGAAGGAGTCGGCGATCGACGCGCAGGACTTCGAGAAGGCCGCCGCGCTGCGCGATCGCGAGAAGCAACTGGTGGCTCAGCGCGCTGAGCGCGAAAAGCAATGGCGCTCAGGCGATCTGGATGTGGTCGCTGAGGTCGACGACGAGCAGATCGCCGAGGTGCTGGGTAACTGGACCGGCATCCCGGTGTTCAAGCTGACCGAGGCCGAGACCACCCGGCTGCTGCGCATGGAAGAGGAGCTGCACAAGCGGATCATCGGCCAGGAGGACGCGGTAAAGGCCGTCTCCAAGGCGATCCGCCGCACCCGCGCCGGGTTGAAGGACCCCAAGCGCCCGTCCGGTTCGTTCATCTTCGCCGGCCCGTCCGGTGTGGGTAAGACCGAGTTGTCCAAGGCGCTGGCGGAGTTCTTGTTCGGCGACGACGACGCGCTCATCCAGATCGACATGGGCGAGTTCCACGACCGGTTCACCGCGTCGCGGTTGTTCGGCGCCCCGCCCGGATACGTCGGCTACGAGGAGGGCGGCCAGCTCACCGAGAAGGTGCGGCGCAAGCCGTTCTCGGTGGTGTTGTTCGACGAGATCGAAAAGGCGCACCAGGAGATCTACAACAGCCTGTTGCAGGTGCTCGAGGATGGCCGGCTCACCGACGGGCAGGGCCGCACGGTGGACTTCAAGAACACCGTGCTGATCTTCACGTCCAACCTCGGTACCGCCGACATCTCCAAGGCGGTCGGCCTCGGCTTCTCCCCAGGCGGTGGTGAGAACAACTACGAGCGGATGAAGCAGAAGGTCAACGACGAGCTCAAGAAGCACTTCCGCCCTGAGTTCCTCAACCGCATCGACGACATCATCGTGTTCCACCAGCTGACCCGCGAGGAGATCATCCGGATGGTCGAGCTGATGATCGGGCGGGTGGAAAAGCAGCTGAAGAGCAAGGACATGTCGCTGGTGCTGACCGATAAGGCCAAGGCGCTGCTGGCCAAACGCGGCTTCGATCCGGTGCTGGGCGCCCGTCCGCTGCGGCGCACCATCCAGCGTGAGATCGAGGATGCGCTCTCCGAGAAGATCCTCTTCGAGGAGGTCGGTCCGGGCCAGCTCGTCACCGTCGACGTGGACAACTGGGACGGTGAGGGTCCCGGCGAGGATGCGGTGTTCACGTTCACCGGCACACCCAAGCCGGCAACGCCGCCCGAGCCGGATCTGGCCAAGGCCGGTGCCCACAGTGCCGGCGGCCCGACCCAGCAGTAG
- the lsr2 gene encoding histone-like nucleoid-structuring protein Lsr2, with protein MAKKVTVTLIDDFDGEAPADETVEFGLDGVTYEIDLSSKNAAKLRSDLKQWVQAGRRVGGRRRGRASSGRGRGTIDREQSAAIREWARRNGHNVSSRGRIPADIIDAFHAAT; from the coding sequence ATGGCGAAGAAAGTGACCGTCACGTTGATCGATGATTTTGACGGTGAGGCTCCCGCCGACGAAACGGTCGAATTCGGGCTCGACGGGGTGACCTATGAGATTGACCTTTCGAGTAAGAATGCGGCGAAACTGCGCAGCGACCTGAAGCAATGGGTGCAAGCCGGTCGCCGGGTCGGCGGTCGGCGACGTGGGCGCGCCAGCTCGGGCCGTGGCCGCGGCACAATCGACCGGGAGCAGAGCGCCGCGATCCGGGAATGGGCTCGCCGCAACGGGCACAACGTGTCCTCCCGAGGCCGCATCCCGGCCGACATCATCGACGCTTTCCACGCGGCGACCTGA
- the lysS gene encoding lysine--tRNA ligase, protein MNSADEDRPQDLPEQFRIRRDKRARLFAEGHDPYPVAVERTHTLAQLRAAYPDLPADSATGDIVGVAGRVIFIRNSGKLCFATLQEGDGTKLQAMISLGKVGQDALDAWKANVDIGDIVYVHGEVISSRRGELSVLADSWQMASKSLRPLPVAYKEMNEESRVRQRYVDLIVRPQARAVARLRIAVVRALRAGLESRGFLEVETPMLQTLAGGAAARPFATHSNALDIDLYLRIAPELFLKRCVVGGFDKVFELNRVFRNEGADSTHSPEFSMLETYQAYGTYEDSAVVTRELIQQVADEAIGTRELPMPDGSVYDIDGEWASIQMYPSLSTALGEEITPDTTVEHLRSIAERLGVEIHPSYGHGKLVEELWEHSVGAGLSAPTFVKDFPVETTPLTRQHRSIAGVTEKWDLYLRGIELATGYSELIDPLVQRERFAAQARAAAAGDDEAMSLDEDFLAALEYAMPPCTGTGMGVDRLLMALTGLSIRETVLFPIVRPLSN, encoded by the coding sequence GTGAACTCCGCCGACGAGGACCGTCCTCAAGACCTCCCCGAGCAGTTCCGGATCCGCCGGGACAAGCGCGCTCGGCTATTTGCGGAGGGACATGACCCTTACCCGGTCGCCGTCGAACGGACCCACACTCTGGCCCAGCTTCGGGCGGCCTATCCCGATCTGCCCGCCGACAGCGCGACCGGTGACATCGTCGGCGTCGCAGGCCGAGTGATCTTCATCCGCAACTCCGGCAAATTGTGCTTTGCGACACTGCAGGAGGGCGACGGCACAAAGCTGCAGGCAATGATCAGCTTGGGGAAGGTCGGTCAGGACGCGCTGGATGCGTGGAAGGCCAATGTCGACATCGGCGACATCGTCTACGTGCACGGGGAAGTGATCAGTTCGCGTCGCGGCGAATTGTCGGTACTTGCCGACTCTTGGCAGATGGCGTCGAAGTCGTTGCGGCCGCTGCCGGTGGCGTACAAGGAGATGAACGAAGAGTCGCGAGTGCGGCAGCGTTACGTCGACCTCATCGTGCGTCCGCAGGCGCGGGCAGTAGCGCGGCTACGGATCGCCGTCGTCCGCGCGCTGCGGGCCGGTCTGGAATCTCGCGGCTTTCTCGAGGTGGAAACGCCGATGTTGCAGACTTTGGCCGGCGGCGCTGCGGCCAGGCCTTTCGCGACCCACTCCAATGCCCTCGACATCGATCTATACCTGCGCATTGCCCCCGAACTGTTCCTGAAGCGGTGTGTCGTCGGCGGGTTCGACAAGGTGTTTGAACTAAATCGCGTGTTCCGAAACGAAGGAGCAGATTCGACTCATTCGCCTGAATTTTCCATGCTGGAGACCTACCAGGCCTATGGAACCTATGAGGATTCGGCGGTAGTCACCCGCGAGCTTATTCAACAGGTGGCCGACGAGGCGATCGGTACCAGAGAACTACCGATGCCGGACGGCAGTGTCTATGACATCGACGGAGAATGGGCATCGATACAAATGTATCCGTCGTTGTCGACCGCGCTCGGAGAAGAGATCACGCCCGACACGACAGTCGAGCACTTGCGCAGCATTGCCGAACGGCTTGGCGTTGAGATCCATCCCAGCTACGGGCACGGCAAGTTGGTCGAGGAATTGTGGGAGCACTCCGTCGGTGCAGGTCTTAGTGCGCCCACATTCGTCAAGGATTTCCCGGTCGAGACGACGCCTTTGACCCGCCAGCATCGCAGTATTGCGGGCGTCACCGAGAAGTGGGATCTCTACCTGCGCGGAATCGAACTGGCCACGGGATACTCCGAATTGATCGACCCGCTAGTGCAGCGCGAGCGGTTCGCCGCGCAGGCTCGCGCCGCGGCCGCCGGGGACGACGAAGCGATGAGCCTCGATGAGGATTTTCTCGCGGCGCTGGAGTATGCGATGCCGCCATGCACCGGAACCGGAATGGGCGTCGACCGGTTGTTGATGGCTTTGACCGGCCTGTCAATTAGGGAGACAGTTTTGTTCCCTATTGTTCGACCGCTCAGCAACTGA
- a CDS encoding type III pantothenate kinase, with protein MLLAIDVRNMHTVVGLISGSKDHAQVVQQWRIRTESEVTADELALTIDGLIGEDSERLTGAAGLSTVPSVLHELRIMLDQYWPSVPHVLIEPGVRTGIPLLVDNPKEVGADRIVNCLAAFHKFGTAAIVVDFGSSICVDVVSAKGEFLGGAIAPGVQVSSDAAAARSAALRRVELARPRSVVGKNTVECMQAGAVFGFAGLVDGLVQRIREDVDGFAAGEVAVVATGHTAPLLLPELHTVDQYDQHLTLHGLRLVFERNRDSQRGRLKTAR; from the coding sequence GTGCTCCTCGCAATCGACGTCCGAAACATGCATACCGTGGTCGGACTGATCTCCGGGTCCAAAGACCACGCACAAGTGGTGCAGCAGTGGCGGATTCGCACCGAGTCGGAGGTCACGGCCGACGAATTGGCGCTGACCATCGACGGGCTGATCGGCGAAGACTCCGAGCGGCTCACCGGCGCGGCCGGCCTGTCGACTGTTCCTTCGGTGCTTCACGAGCTGCGGATCATGCTCGACCAGTACTGGCCGTCGGTGCCCCATGTGCTGATCGAGCCTGGGGTGCGCACCGGCATCCCGCTGCTGGTCGACAACCCGAAAGAAGTCGGCGCTGACCGAATCGTTAACTGCCTGGCTGCTTTTCACAAGTTCGGAACCGCGGCGATCGTGGTCGATTTCGGGTCGTCGATCTGTGTCGACGTGGTATCGGCCAAAGGCGAGTTCCTGGGCGGCGCGATCGCTCCCGGGGTGCAGGTGTCCTCGGATGCCGCCGCCGCCCGATCCGCCGCGCTGCGCCGAGTCGAACTGGCCCGGCCACGTTCGGTGGTGGGCAAGAACACTGTCGAGTGCATGCAAGCCGGAGCGGTGTTCGGCTTCGCCGGCTTGGTCGACGGCTTGGTACAGCGCATTCGCGAAGACGTCGACGGTTTCGCCGCCGGTGAAGTCGCGGTGGTCGCGACCGGGCACACTGCGCCGCTGCTGCTGCCGGAACTGCACACCGTCGACCAGTACGACCAGCACCTGACCCTGCACGGCTTGCGGCTGGTCTTCGAACGCAACCGCGACAGCCAGCGCGGCCGCCTCAAGACGGCCCGCTAA
- the panD gene encoding aspartate 1-decarboxylase: protein MIRTMLKSKIHRATVTQADLHYVGSVTIDADLMDAADLLEGEQVTIVDIDNGARLVTYAITGERGSGVIGINGAAAHLVHPGDLVILIAYATMDDAEARSYQPRIVFVDKHNRPIDLGHDPAFVPADASELLSPR from the coding sequence ATGATACGGACCATGCTGAAGTCGAAGATCCACCGCGCGACGGTCACTCAAGCCGACCTGCACTATGTCGGCTCGGTGACCATTGACGCCGACCTGATGGATGCGGCCGACTTGCTCGAGGGCGAGCAGGTCACGATTGTCGACATCGACAACGGTGCCCGGCTCGTCACCTACGCCATCACCGGGGAACGGGGCAGCGGCGTGATCGGGATCAACGGTGCGGCGGCGCATCTGGTGCACCCCGGCGATCTGGTGATCCTCATCGCGTACGCGACCATGGACGACGCTGAGGCCCGTAGCTATCAGCCGCGGATCGTCTTCGTCGACAAGCACAACCGGCCGATCGACCTCGGCCATGATCCGGCTTTCGTGCCCGCCGACGCGTCCGAACTCCTTTCCCCGCGGTAG
- the panC gene encoding pantoate--beta-alanine ligase — translation MKPNSPAKFNAGELNVYSAPADVAQASRALRHTGRRVMLVPTMGALHDGHLALIRAAKRVPGSVVVVSIFVNPLQFGADEDLDAYPRTLDDDLALLRDEGVEVAFTPTVAAMYPDGPRTAVHPGPLGSDLEGAARPTHFAGMLTVVLKLLQIVHPDRVFFGEKDYQQLVLVRQMVADLNLDVRVVGVPIIREHDGLAISSRNRYLDPAQREAAAALSAAMVAGRHAASTGARAALAAARAVLDAVPSIEVDYLQVRDNGLGPAPTHGPARLLVAARLGTTRLLDNIALEIGAIGTHAEGNGHAPAGNRTCETPWRN, via the coding sequence GTGAAGCCCAACAGCCCGGCCAAGTTCAACGCCGGCGAACTCAACGTGTACTCGGCGCCTGCCGACGTCGCACAGGCCAGCCGGGCGCTACGGCACACCGGTCGGCGCGTGATGTTGGTGCCCACCATGGGCGCGCTGCACGACGGACACCTCGCCTTGATCCGTGCGGCCAAGCGGGTGCCGGGCTCGGTCGTGGTGGTCTCGATCTTCGTCAACCCGTTGCAGTTCGGCGCCGACGAAGACCTCGACGCCTACCCCCGCACCCTCGACGACGACCTGGCGCTGCTGCGAGACGAAGGCGTCGAGGTGGCGTTCACCCCGACCGTCGCGGCCATGTACCCCGACGGCCCGCGCACCGCAGTGCATCCGGGTCCGCTGGGCTCCGACCTCGAAGGAGCCGCTCGGCCAACGCATTTCGCCGGCATGCTGACCGTGGTGCTCAAGCTGCTGCAGATTGTGCACCCTGATCGAGTGTTCTTCGGCGAGAAGGACTATCAGCAGTTGGTGCTGGTACGGCAGATGGTGGCAGACCTGAATCTCGACGTCAGAGTTGTCGGGGTGCCGATCATCCGCGAACACGACGGGCTGGCCATATCGTCACGCAACCGCTACCTCGACCCGGCGCAGCGGGAAGCAGCCGCCGCGCTGTCGGCGGCGATGGTGGCCGGCAGGCACGCCGCCTCCACCGGCGCGAGAGCCGCGCTTGCCGCCGCTCGCGCCGTGCTCGACGCGGTGCCCTCGATCGAGGTCGACTACCTGCAGGTGCGCGACAACGGGCTGGGCCCGGCACCCACCCACGGGCCGGCTCGGCTGCTGGTCGCGGCCCGGCTCGGCACGACCAGGCTTCTCGACAACATCGCCCTGGAAATCGGGGCAATAGGTACTCACGCCGAGGGCAACGGGCACGCGCCCGCCGGCAATCGGACCTGCGAAACACCTTGGAGGAACTGA
- a CDS encoding Rossmann-like and DUF2520 domain-containing protein yields MVQFDGLRPARLKVGIISAGRVGTALGVALERVDHVVVACSAVSEASRRRAERWLPDTPIAPAQDVAGSAELLLLAVPDTELPGLVSGLSATSAVRPGTIVAHTSGPNGIGVLAPLSDCIPLAIHPAMTFTGSDEDVARLADTCFGITAADDVGYAVAQSLVLEIGGEPFRIREDARELYHAALAHASNHIVTVVADAVDALRAALPGELGLDDPDGVAERIIGPLARAALENTLEHGQAALTGPVARGDAATVASHLAALADVAPALAQVYRDNALRTAQRAHAPDAVFEVLAR; encoded by the coding sequence ATGGTGCAGTTCGATGGGCTGCGTCCAGCCCGGCTGAAGGTGGGCATCATTTCCGCCGGTCGGGTAGGCACCGCCCTGGGTGTGGCGCTGGAACGCGTCGACCATGTCGTGGTCGCGTGCAGCGCGGTGTCCGAGGCATCGCGGCGACGGGCCGAGCGCTGGTTGCCCGACACCCCGATAGCCCCCGCCCAGGACGTCGCGGGCAGCGCCGAGCTTTTGCTATTGGCAGTGCCGGACACAGAATTGCCGGGGCTGGTGTCCGGGCTGTCCGCCACATCGGCGGTGCGGCCGGGCACGATCGTCGCGCACACATCAGGCCCCAACGGCATCGGCGTGCTGGCGCCGCTGAGCGACTGCATTCCGTTGGCCATCCACCCCGCGATGACATTCACCGGCTCCGACGAAGACGTCGCCCGCCTGGCGGACACCTGCTTCGGCATCACCGCCGCCGACGACGTCGGCTACGCGGTCGCGCAGTCACTGGTCCTCGAGATCGGTGGCGAGCCGTTCCGAATCCGTGAAGACGCCCGTGAGCTCTACCACGCTGCGCTGGCCCATGCGAGCAACCACATCGTCACCGTGGTCGCCGACGCAGTGGACGCGCTGCGGGCCGCATTGCCCGGAGAACTGGGTCTCGACGACCCCGACGGCGTCGCCGAACGAATCATCGGGCCACTGGCCCGGGCCGCGCTGGAGAACACGCTGGAACACGGCCAGGCCGCGCTCACCGGTCCCGTCGCGCGCGGCGATGCCGCCACCGTCGCAAGCCATCTCGCCGCACTGGCCGACGTCGCGCCCGCGCTGGCCCAGGTCTACCGCGACAACGCGCTGCGCACAGCGCAGCGCGCGCATGCTCCCGACGCCGTCTTCGAGGTGCTGGCGCGGTGA
- a CDS encoding DUF6779 domain-containing protein translates to MTVLSRGARVRRGGRRPGWLLLTALLVLAIGASSALVFTNRVELLKLAVILALWAAVVAAFASVIYRRQSDVDQARVRDLKLVYDLQLDREISARREYELTVESQLRRELASELRAQAADEVAALRAELAALRTNLEILFDAELSQRPALETERTTVRGYSEWDREDESPRDRINRVASVRAEEAANQTEDSSIIDVPEEPLLPPRPAEPEPAPETYPAAEAYRTPETRAPAPEAYPAEGYRGSHWRPTEDSAWSPRARQPDQPDWSRAGQSDERGWAAQERFASQPQRHPEPEHDVPTPPSQPRFEPRHVAPQPEAAPPPRDWYAPPNEAPQRREPANEWQPVGSEGQWLPPGAPGSNWVSEQPDSRGVPGTMANGSSTVSQPVPDAPRGRHAGRAEPPVRPPGATAASWGNSRRPRHSAGYEGYGTGSSAPPEPSEPPAPEPPRRRRSLEDSPEGPSSGGQSVAELLARLQAQPTGGRRRRREE, encoded by the coding sequence ATGACCGTTCTGTCCCGCGGCGCCCGGGTCCGGCGCGGCGGCCGCAGGCCGGGTTGGCTGCTGTTGACGGCGTTGCTGGTCCTCGCCATCGGGGCCAGTTCCGCACTGGTGTTCACCAATCGGGTGGAACTCCTCAAGCTCGCGGTGATCCTGGCGCTGTGGGCCGCCGTCGTCGCAGCATTCGCGTCGGTGATCTATCGCCGGCAAAGCGACGTGGACCAGGCGCGGGTGCGGGATCTCAAACTCGTTTACGATTTGCAGCTTGATCGAGAGATATCGGCCCGCCGCGAATACGAGCTCACCGTGGAATCCCAGCTGCGCCGCGAGCTGGCGTCCGAACTGCGCGCCCAGGCGGCCGACGAGGTGGCGGCGCTGCGGGCCGAATTGGCCGCGCTGCGAACCAACCTCGAGATCTTGTTCGACGCCGAGCTAAGCCAGCGGCCTGCCCTGGAAACCGAGCGCACCACCGTGCGCGGTTACAGCGAGTGGGATCGCGAGGACGAGAGCCCGCGCGATCGAATCAATCGGGTGGCCTCGGTGCGGGCAGAAGAAGCGGCCAACCAGACCGAAGACAGCTCGATCATCGACGTGCCCGAGGAACCGCTGCTCCCGCCCCGACCGGCTGAGCCGGAACCCGCGCCCGAGACGTATCCAGCGGCTGAGGCATATCGGACGCCCGAGACCCGTGCGCCGGCTCCCGAGGCCTATCCCGCCGAGGGATATCGCGGTTCCCATTGGCGGCCAACAGAAGACAGCGCTTGGTCGCCGCGAGCGCGACAACCCGATCAGCCCGACTGGTCACGAGCCGGGCAGTCCGACGAGCGCGGCTGGGCTGCGCAAGAGCGCTTCGCATCGCAGCCGCAGCGCCACCCTGAGCCTGAACATGACGTCCCGACGCCACCATCGCAGCCGCGGTTCGAACCCCGGCACGTGGCGCCGCAGCCAGAAGCCGCGCCGCCACCCCGTGATTGGTATGCCCCGCCCAACGAGGCTCCGCAGCGTCGCGAACCGGCCAACGAATGGCAGCCCGTCGGCTCCGAGGGCCAATGGCTGCCGCCGGGAGCACCGGGAAGCAACTGGGTCTCCGAGCAACCCGACAGTCGAGGTGTTCCTGGCACCATGGCCAACGGGTCGTCGACCGTCAGCCAGCCCGTCCCCGACGCGCCGCGGGGTCGACACGCCGGCCGAGCCGAGCCACCGGTTCGCCCGCCGGGCGCTACCGCGGCCAGCTGGGGCAACAGCCGGCGGCCGCGCCATTCGGCCGGTTACGAGGGGTACGGGACCGGTAGTTCAGCGCCGCCCGAGCCGTCGGAGCCCCCGGCGCCCGAGCCCCCGCGCCGGCGCCGCAGCCTGGAGGACTCTCCGGAGGGTCCATCCTCCGGTGGTCAATCGGTCGCCGAGCTGCTGGCGCGGTTGCAGGCCCAGCCCACCGGCGGCCGGCGTCGTCGCCGCGAAGAGTGA
- a CDS encoding DUF3180 domain-containing protein has protein sequence MGPTRKRDLTGAVIGAAVVGYLLVVLLYRWFPPITVWTGGSLLAVAAAEALWGRYVRTKISDGEIGDGPGWLHPLAVARSVVIAKASAWVGAVVLGWWIGVLVYLLPRRSTLRVAGEDTTGSVVAAACALALMVAALWLQHCCKSPSDPTERGNGTET, from the coding sequence ATGGGCCCCACCCGAAAACGTGACCTGACGGGCGCGGTGATCGGCGCTGCGGTGGTCGGCTATTTGCTGGTGGTGCTGCTCTACCGGTGGTTTCCGCCTATCACGGTGTGGACGGGCGGGTCGCTGCTGGCCGTGGCCGCGGCCGAGGCGCTGTGGGGCCGGTATGTGCGTACGAAGATCAGCGACGGCGAGATCGGCGACGGACCTGGCTGGCTACATCCGCTAGCGGTGGCGCGAAGCGTGGTCATCGCTAAGGCCTCGGCGTGGGTGGGCGCCGTGGTGCTGGGTTGGTGGATCGGAGTGCTGGTGTACCTGCTCCCGCGGCGTTCCACGCTGCGGGTCGCCGGCGAAGACACCACCGGCTCGGTGGTCGCGGCAGCTTGTGCCCTGGCTCTGATGGTTGCCGCACTGTGGCTGCAGCATTGCTGCAAATCACCGAGCGATCCCACCGAACGCGGCAACGGCACCGAAACCTGA